A single genomic interval of Pan paniscus chromosome 18, NHGRI_mPanPan1-v2.0_pri, whole genome shotgun sequence harbors:
- the NUDT16L1 gene encoding tudor-interacting repair regulator protein isoform X1 has product MLLSGSGGDGVSAKMSTAAVPELKQISRVEAMRLGPGWSHSCHAMLYAANPGQLFGRIPMRFSVLMQMRFDGLLGFPGGFVDRRFWSLEDGLNRVLGLGLGCLRLTEADYLSSHLTEGPHRVVAHLYARQLTLEQLHAVEISAVHSRDHGLEVGPPPGPRPPPRGLALAPWKAPMGNTSPEGPLAGLGRVSLSPAMGWGEGSGAGRPGKEGRGWGPGLGLPQGCVTSALLPAIANPGSGGVGSVGRKGWGRSGDCLGSWET; this is encoded by the exons ATGCTCTTAAGTGGCAGCGGCGGGGACGGGGTCAGTGCCAAGATGTCGACGGCGGCGGTTCCGGAGCTGAAGCAGATCAGCCGGGTGGAGGCGATGCGCCTAGGGCCGGGCTGGAGCCACTCGTGCCACGCCATGCTGTACGCCGCCAACCCTGGGCAGCTCTTCGGCCGCATCCCCATGCGCTTCTCGGTGCTG ATGCAGATGCGTTTCGACGGGCTGCTGGGCTTCCCCGGGGGCTTCGTGGACCGGCGCTTCTGGTCGCTGGAGGACGGCCTGAACCGGGTgttgggcctgggcctgggctgcCTGCGCCTCACCGAGGCCGACTACCTGAGCTCGCACCTGACCGAGGGCCCACACCGCGTCGTGGCGCACCTGTACGCGCGGCAGCTGACGCTGGAGCAGCTGCACGCCGTGGAGATCAGCGCGGTGCACTCGCGCGACCACGGCCTGGAGGTGGGGCCGCCGCCCgggccccgccccccgccccgggGTTTGGCTCTGGCCCCGTGGAAGGCACCGATGGGTAACACGTCTCCTGAGGGTCCCCTGGCCGGGCTGGGTCGGGTGTCGCTGTCTCCAGcaatggggtggggagaggggtctGGGGCTGGGAGGCCGGGAAAggaggggcgggggtgggggccgGGGCTGGGGCTCCCTCAGGGCTGTGTTACATCCGCCTTGCTGCCTGCCATTGCCAATCCTGGGAGTGGGGGAGTGGGATCggtggggaggaagggatgggGGAGGAGCGGGGATTGCTTGGGGAGTTGGGAAACTTGA
- the NUDT16L1 gene encoding tudor-interacting repair regulator protein isoform X3 produces MLLSGSGGDGVSAKMSTAAVPELKQISRVEAMRLGPGWSHSCHAMLYAANPGQLFGRIPMRFSVLMQMRFDGLLGFPGGFVDRRFWSLEDGLNRVLGLGLGCLRLTEADYLSSHLTEGPHRVVAHLYARQLTLEQLHAVEISAVHSRDHGLEVGPPPGPRPPPRGLALAPWKAPMGAGPRAGPAVHPEGPSRRLPQLPEQRLREHG; encoded by the exons ATGCTCTTAAGTGGCAGCGGCGGGGACGGGGTCAGTGCCAAGATGTCGACGGCGGCGGTTCCGGAGCTGAAGCAGATCAGCCGGGTGGAGGCGATGCGCCTAGGGCCGGGCTGGAGCCACTCGTGCCACGCCATGCTGTACGCCGCCAACCCTGGGCAGCTCTTCGGCCGCATCCCCATGCGCTTCTCGGTGCTG ATGCAGATGCGTTTCGACGGGCTGCTGGGCTTCCCCGGGGGCTTCGTGGACCGGCGCTTCTGGTCGCTGGAGGACGGCCTGAACCGGGTgttgggcctgggcctgggctgcCTGCGCCTCACCGAGGCCGACTACCTGAGCTCGCACCTGACCGAGGGCCCACACCGCGTCGTGGCGCACCTGTACGCGCGGCAGCTGACGCTGGAGCAGCTGCACGCCGTGGAGATCAGCGCGGTGCACTCGCGCGACCACGGCCTGGAGGTGGGGCCGCCGCCCgggccccgccccccgccccgggGTTTGGCTCTGGCCCCGTGGAAGGCACCGATGG GTGCTGGGCCTCGTGCGGGTCCCGCTGTACACC